One window of the Colletotrichum lupini chromosome 9, complete sequence genome contains the following:
- a CDS encoding ABC-2 type transporter, whose product MADQDFEKTEQAVAGGSPAVNEKNNTADSSTAPRSSTSTAADSEQQREEARRNNPDGFTAIHAGISVHQAEAEFAELQRELSGHSRASRVNSRNSRRKSEDVEKAVANVNSATPSSETDGEQFDLEAVLRGGVEAEREAGIRPKHIGAYWDGLTVKGMGGTTNYVQTFPDAFVSFVDYVTPVMNLLGLNKKGVEATLLDNFKGVCKPGEMVLVLGKPGSGCTTFLKTIANWRAGYTSVTGDVLYGKFTADEFKQYRGEAVYNQEDDIHHSTLTVEQTLGFALDTKVPAKRPAGMSKNEFKEQVISTLLKMFNIEHTRHTVVGDAFVRGVSGGERKRVSIAEMMITNACVLSWDNSTRGLDASTALDFVKSLRVQTNLYQTTTFVSLYQASENIYNLFDKVMVIDAGKQVYLGPATEARAYFEGLGFAPRPRQTTPDYVTGCTDDFEREYAPGRSAENAPHSPETLAEAFKTSKFQKQIDSEMEEYKARLAQETEKHTDFQVAVKEAKRGSSKRSVYAVGFHLQVYALMKRQFVLKLQDRLSLFLSWFRSIVIAIVLGTLFFRLGSTSASAFSKGGLMFISLLFNAFEAFSELAGIMTGRAIVNKHKAYAFHRPSALWIAQIIVDQAFAASRIMVFSIIVYFMSGLVREAGAFFTFYLMILSGNIAMTLFFRCIGSISPDFDYAIKFAVVIITFFVTTSGYLIQYQSEKVWIRWIYWVNALGLAFSAMMENEFSRLKLTCSSESLIPSGPGYGDINHQVCTLAGSTAGTTLVDGSAYIAAGYNYIKGDLWRNWGIILALIVFFLLMNVTLGELINFGNDGSSAKVYQKPNAERKKLNEALMEKKAAKRRGDKQEGSDLSINSEAVLTWEDLNYDVPVAGGTRRLLNNVYGYVKPGQLTALMGASGAGKTTLLDVLASRKNIGVIHGDVLVDGIKPGKQFQRSTSYAEQLDLHDPTQTVREALRFSALLRQPYETPIPERYEYVEEIIALLEMEHIADCIIGSPEFGLTVEQRKRVTIGVELAAKPELLLFLDEPTSGLDSQSAFNIVRFLKKLAAAGQAILCTIHQPNAALFENFDRLLLLQRGGRTVYFGDIGQDAVVLRDYLKRHGAIAKPTDNVAEYMLEAIGAGSAPRVGNKDWADIWDDSAELANVKDTIGQLKEQRMAAGRTVNHDLEKEYASPQLHQLKVVVNRMNISFWRSPNYLFTRLFNHVVVALITGLTYLQLDGSRSSLQYKVFVMFQVTVLPALIISQVEVMFHIKRALFFRESSSKMYNPLTFAAAITIAELPYSIMCSVGFFLPLYYMPGFQFDSSRAGYQFFMILITELFSVSLGQALASLTPSPFISSQFDPFIMITFALFCGVTIPAPQMPGFWRAWLYQLEPFTRLIGGMVVTALHDLKVACSSVEFNPFTAPPGQTCGEYMQPFFDNGGPGYLANNDTSSCEYCAYKVGDEFYTPLGLNFDNRWRDLGIFLAFVGSNLIILFMAVSIPHFKQVPQLQPQMITPTLKPASQRVSHPACHFPTSSASTPPPHGVLSPPPPANDFIENPVRTELTLNFGIYNRPTNPHHRIHFKSISAARSLPSIASFNHPHETYTQPVPPLKMADQTPRADLTKRQIPFMTLASGDTATLPGGPARTASASDTPESRFALPGTAVLTGGTGAIAHAVARAMLQHGLTGLALLDLDVSSPAAETQIASLRAEFPATKILARSVDVTDEGAVKEAMEVAASELDGIDYLVCFAGVVGCHHALEMSASQFRRILDVNTTGAFICAQAAARVFVEQGRGGRIVFTASISAHRVNFPQPQAGYNASKGALLQLKSSLAAEWARYGITVNSVSPGYMDTVLNEGEGLREAREVWAGRNPTGRMGLPEELGGVVVMLCSRAGSYFNGSDLVVDGGGVVF is encoded by the exons ATGGCGGACCAGGACTTTGAAAAGACGGAACAGGCCGTCGCAGGAGGTAGCCCCGCCGTCAACGAGAAGAACAATACGGCCGACTCAAGTACGGCCCCGCGATCCTCGAcctccaccgccgccgaTTCGGAACAGCAACGCGAGGAAGCTCGCCGCAACAACCCCGATGGCTTCACCGCGATCCACGCCGGTATCTCGGTTCACCAGGCCGAGGCCGAGTTTGCGGAACTCCAGCGCGAGCTGTCTGGTCACTCGCGCGCAAGCAGAGTGAACAGTCGCAACAGCCGTAGAAAGTCTGAAGATGTCGAGAAGGCTGTCGCCAACGTCAACTCGGCCACACCTTCCTCCGAGACGGATGGTGAGCAATTTGACTTGGAAGCCGTCTTGCGCGGGGGCGTCGAGGCCGAGCGCGAGGCCGGCATCAGACCGAAGCACATCGGCGCCTACTGGGACGGGCTCACGGTCAAGGGCATGGGAGGCACCACCAACTACGTCCAGACTTTCCCCGATGCTTTTGTCAGCTTTGTCGACTACGTGACTCCCGTCATGAACCTCCTGGGCTTGAACAAGAAGGGTGTTGAGGCTACTCTGCTGGACAACTTCAAGGGTGTCTGCAAGCCGGGTGAGATGGTCTTGGTCTTGGGCAAGCCTGGCTCGGGCTGCACCACGTTCCTCAAGACCATTGCCAACTGGCGCGCCGGCTACACCAGTGTTACTGGCGATGTGCTGTACGGGAAGTTCACAGCCGACGAGTTCAAGCAGTACCGAGGTGAGGCCGTCTACAACCAGGAGGACGATATCCACCACTCCACCCTCACCGTCGAGCAGACGCTGGGTTTCGCTCTCGACACCAAGGTTCCCGCCAAGCGCCCCGCCGGCATGTCCAAGAACGAGTTCAAGGAGCAGGTCATCTCCACCCTCCTGAAGATGTTTAACATCGAGCACACCCGCCACACTGTCGTCGGTGACGCTTTCGTGCGCGGTGTCTCTGGAGGAGAGAGAAAGCGTGTATCGATCGCAGAAATGATGATCACCAACGCTTGCGTTCTCTCATGGGATAACAGCACCCGTGGTCTAGATGCCAGTACGGCGCTCGACTTTGTCAAGTCCCTCCGTGTCCAGACGAACTTGTACCAGACCACCACGTTTGTATCTCTGTACCAGGCCTCCGAGAACATCTACAACCTCTTCGACAAGGTCATGGTTATTGACGCCGGAAAGCAAGTCTACCTCGGCCCCGCCACCGAGGCCCGCGCCTACTTCGAGGGTCTCGGTTTCGCCCCTCGCCCCAGACAGACCACCCCCGACTACGTTACCGGATGCACCGACGACTTCGAGCGCGAGTACGCCCCCGGCCGTTCAGCCGAGAACGCGCCCCACAGCCCCGAGACCCTCGCTGAGGCCTTCAAGACTTCCAAGTTCCAGAAGCAGATCGACAGCGAGATGGAGGAGTACAAGGCGAGACTGGCCCAGGAGACGGAGAAGCACACCGACTTCCAGGTCGCCGTCAAGGAGGCCAAGCGCGGCTCCTCCAAGCGCTCTGTCTACGCCGTCGGTTTCCACCTGCAGGTCTACGCGCTCATGAAGCGCCAGTTCGTCCTGAAGCTCCAGGACCGTTTGTCTCTGTTCCTCTCCTGGTTCCGCTCCATCGTCATCGCCATCGTCCTCGGTACTCTCTTCTTCCGCCTCGGTTCGACTTCCGCCAGCGCCTTCAGCAAGGGTGGTCTCATGTTCATCTCGCTCCTCTTCAACGCCTTTGAAGCCTTCTCCGAGCTGGCGGGTATCATGACTGGACGTGCAATTGTGAACAAGCACAAGGCGTACGCTTTCCACCGTCCGTCAGCACTGTGGATCGCGCAAATCATTGTCGATCAAGCCTTTGCAGCAAGTCGAATCATGGTCTTTTCCATCATCGTCTACTTCATGTCTGGGCTTGTCCGCGAAGCCGGGGCATTCTTCACCTTCTACCTCATGATTCTCTCTGGAAACATCGCCATGACGCTCTTCTTCCGATGCATCGGCTCCATCAGCCCCGATTTCGATTACGCCATCAAGTTCGCCGTTGTCATCATTACCTTCTTCGTCACCACCTCTGGTTACCTCATTCAGTATCAGTCTGAGAAGGTTTGGATTCGCTGGATCTACTGGGTCAACGCTCTTGGTCTTGCTTTCAGTGCCATGATGGAAAATGAGTTCAGCCGTCTGAAACTCACCTGCTCGAGCGAGTCACTCATCCCCTCGGGCCCCGGTTATGGCGACATCAACCATCAGGTTTGCACGCTTGCTGGCTCCACCGCAGGAACCACGCTCGTCGATGGCTCAGCGTATATTGCTGCTGGGTACAACTACATCAAGGGCGATCTGTGGCGCAACTGGGGTATCATCCTGGCTCTCatcgtcttcttcctcctcatGAACGTCACTCTCGGTGAACTCATCAACTTTGGGAACGATGGCAGCTCGGCCAAGGTCTACCAAAAGCCCAACGCGGAGCGTAAGAAGCTCAACGAGGCATTGATGGAGAAGAAGGCAGCCAAGCGCCGCGGCGACAAGCAGGAAGGCTCTGACTTAAGCATCAACTCGGAAGCCGTCTTGACCTGGGAGGACCTCAACTACGATGTTCCTGTCGCCGGTGGAACCCGTCGCCTGCTCAACAATGTTTACGGATACGTCAAGCCCGGCCAACTCACGGCTTTGATGGGTGCTTCCGGTGCCGGCAAGACCACTCTCCTCGATGTACTCGCGTCTCGTAAGAACATTGGTGTCATCCACGGTGACGTCCTCGTCGACGGCATCAAGCCCGGAAAGCAGTTCCAACGCAGTACCTCGTACGCCGAGCAGCTCGATCTCCACGACCCGACCCAGACCGTCCGCGAGGCCCTCCGCTTCTCCGCCCTTCTTCGCCAGCCTTACGAGACCCCCATTCCCGAGCGCTACGAATACGTCGAGGAGATTATTGCTCTGTTGGAAATGGAGCATATTGCCGACTGCATCATTGGCTCCCCCGAGTTCGGTCTGACCGTCGAGCAGCGCAAGCGTGTCACGATCGGTGTCGAACTGGCCGCCAAGCCTGAGCTCCTTCTTTTCCTTGACGAACCCACCTCCGGTCTCGATAGTCAGAGCGCCTTCAACATTGTCCGTTTCCTCAAGAAGCTGGCCGCCGCCGGACAGGCCATTCTCTGCACCATTCATCAGCCCAACGCCGCCCTGTTCGAGAACTTTGACCGTCTTCTGCTCCTTCAGAGAGGTGGCCGCACCGTGTACTTTGGTGATATCGGCCAGGACGCTGTCGTTCTGCGAGACTACCTCAAGCGCCACGGCGCCATCGCCAAGCCCACCGATAACGTCGCTGAGTACATGCTCGAGGCCATCGGAGCCGGATCCGCGCCCCGTGTCGGAAACAAGGACTGGGCCGACATCTGGGACGACAGCGCCGAGCTCGCCAACGTCAAGGACACTATCGGCCAGCTCAAGGAGCAGCGCATGGCCGCCGGCCGGACCGTCAACCACGACCTGGAGAAGGAGTACGCCAGCCCGCAGTTGCACCAGCTCAAGGTCGTCGTGAACCGCATGAACATCAGCTTCTGGCGCAGCCCCAACTACCTCTTCACCCGCCTCTTCAACCACGTCGTCGTCGCCCTCATCACCGGTCTCACCTACCTTCAACTCGACGGCAGCCGCAGCTCGCTCCAGTACAAGGTCTTCGTCATGTTCCAGGTCACTGTCCTGCCGGCCCTCATCATCAGCCAGGTCGAGGTCATGTTCCACATCAAGCGCGCCCTCTTCTTCCGCGAGAGCTCCTCAAAGATGTACAACCCCCTCACATTCGCCGCCGCAATCACCATTGCCGAGCTTCCCTACTCCATCATGTGCTCCGTCGGCTTCTTCCTTCCGCTCTACTACATGCCAGGATTCCAGTTCGACTCCTCCCGCGCGGGCTACCAGTTCTTCATGATCCTCATTACCGAGCTCTTCTCCGTCTCCCTCGGCCAGGCCTTGGCGTCCCTGACGCCCAGCCCCTTCATCTCCTCGCAGTTCGATCCCTTCATCATGATCACCTTTGCCCTCTTCTGCGGTGTCACCATCCCCGCCCCGCAGATGCCCGGCTTCTGGCGCGCCTGGCTCTACCAGCTCGAACCCTTTACGCGTCTCATTGGCGGTATGGTCGTCACCGCGCTACACGACCTCAAGGTTGCCTGCTCCTCGGTCGAGTTCAACCCCTTCACCGCGCCGCCGGGTCAGACGTGCGGCGAGTACATGCAGCCCTTCTTCGACAATGGTGGCCCGGGATACCTGGCCAACAACGATACGTCGAGCTGCGAGTACTGCGCGTACAAGGTCGGCGACGAGTTCTACACGCCTCTGGGGCTCAACTTTGATAACCGCTGGAGGGACCTCGGTATCTTTTTGGCCTTTGTCGGCAGCAACTTGATTATCCTTTTCATGGCGGTAAGCATCCCCCACTTTA AGCAAGTTCCTCAACTTCAACCGCAGATGATCACCCCCACCCTCAAGCCCGCTTCGCAACGCGTTTCGCATCCTGCTTGCCACTTTCCTACT TCCTCCGCCAGCACCCCACCGCCGCACGGCGTCCTGTCACCCCCTCCTCCGGCGAACGACTTCATTGAAAACCCCGTCCGTACCGAACTTACTCTAAACTTCGGCATCTACAACCGTCCTACAAATCCTCACCATAGAATCCATTTCAAATCAATTTCCGCAGCTCGTTCACTACCTTCAATCGCCTCATTCAACCATCCACACGAGACTTACACTCAACCCGTTCCACCACTTAAAATGGCAGACCAAACCCCCCGCGCAGACCTCACAAAACGCCAAATCCCCTTCATGACCCTCGCATCAGGCGACACCGCCACCCTCCCAGGCGGACCCGCCCGCACCGCCTCCGCGTCCGACACACCCGAATCCCGCTTCGCCCTCCCGGGCACAGCAGTCCTGACAGGCGGCACCGGCGCCATCGCCCACGCCGTCGCGCGCGCGATGCTCCAGCACGGGCTGACGGGCCTCGCGCTCCTCGACCTAGACGTCTCCTCCCCCGCCGCGGAGACGCAGATCGCGTCTCTGAGGGCCGAGTTCCCGGCGACCAAGATCCTTGCCAGGAGCGTGGATGTCACGGATGAAGGGGCCGTCAAGGAAGCCATGGAGGTCGCGGCGAGCGAGCTGGACGGGATCGATTACTTGGTTTGTTTCGCGGGGGTGGTGGGCTGCCACCACGCGCTCGAGATGTCGGCCTCGCAGTTCCGGAGGATCCTGGACGTCAACACCACGGGCGCCTTCATCTGCGCGCAGGCCGCCGCGCGCGTCTTCGTGGAGCAGGGCCGCGGCGGGCGGATCGTGTTCACGGCGAGCATCTCCGCGCACAGGGTGAATTTCCCGCAGCCGCAGGCCGGGTATAATGCGAGCAAGGGCGCGCTGCTGCAGTTGAAGAGCAGTCTGGCGGCGGAGTGGGCGCGGTACGGGATCACGGTGAATAGTGTGAGCCCGGGGTACATGGACACGGTGTTGAACGAGGGGGAGGGGTTGAGGGAGGCGAGGGAGGTGTGGGCGGGGAGGAATCCGACGGGGAGGATGGGGTTGCCGGAGGAGTTGGGGGGCGTTGTGGTGATGTTGTGTAGTCGGGCGGGGAGTTATTTTAATGGGAGTGATTTGGTTGTTGATGGGGGCGGTGTTGTGTTTTAG
- a CDS encoding ent-kaurene oxidase, whose protein sequence is MASSSPIASAFSWLGKENSPSPTIQPYGYIATAFLVVVFSIFLKVFKHDDLPLLQPPPKWFRPTFLAQIEFFKTGKELIARGRATLRDKPYKVLAESGEIIVLPTRFANVIRNEEGLSFGAVIMRVSSQGREDYPGWFFKTFYLGSSWYTDIFVQFLLADTITEPLSLETAFAANLIFGESQDTILDLVARLSSRVFLGPELCRNEDWLRITKDYTVLSFTAAVKLRAVPFRLRPLLHWFSADCRRTRESLAEAQKLIAPVIEKRRAEKRAAAAGGQATETPVSNDAIEWAEAEAQGGAYDAATFQLTLSFVAIHTTTDLLAQTLIYLAREPELIDPLRAEIVEVLKAEGWKKSALYNMKLLDSAIKETQRMKPVSMLLMRRLATKDVTLPDSNITIRRGDTVSVNTYSSIDPTVHEHPETYDIHRFRRMREQPGGANKAQLVTTSPEHLGFGHGLHACPGRFFASNEVKVALCHLLLKYDWKLAPGSPSEPVITGASMNVNPKAVVMVKRRVEEFDIDNLGFGDLEA, encoded by the exons ATGGCTTCATCTTCACCAATCGCGTCCGCTTTCTCCTGGCTAGGCAAAGAGAACAGTCCAAGCCCAACAATCCAGCCGTACGGCTACATCGCCACTGCCTTCTTGGTCGTCGTCTTTTCCATCTTCCTCAAAGTTTTCAAACACGACGATTTACCCCTCCTGCAGCCGCCGCCAAAGTGGTTTAGACCGACCTTCCTAGCACAGATTGAATTCTTCAAAACAGGAAAGGAACTGATTGCGAGAGGGAGAGCCACGTTGCGCGACAAACCATACAAGGTCCTTGCAGAGAGTGGGGAGATTATTGTTCTGCCCACTCGTTTCGCCAACGTCATCCGGAATGAGGAGGGACTGAGCTTCGGGGCTGTGATCATGCGGGTGAGTTCCCAGGGCCGTGAAGACTACCCAGGGTGGTTCTTTAAGACGTTCTACTTGGGGAGCTCTTGGTATACTGACATTTTTGTTCAATTT TTGCTGGCAGATACCATCACCGAACCGCTCTCTCTCGAAACCGCGTTCGCAGCAAACCTCATCTTCGGCGAATCTCAAG ACACAATCCTTGACCTCGTAGCCCGCCTCTCCTCCCGCGTCTTCCTCGGCCCAGAACTCTGCCGTAACGAAGACTGGCTCCGCATCACAAAGGACTACACTGTCCTCTCCTTCACCGCAGCCGTCAAGCTCCGCGCCGTGCCCTTCCGTCTGCGCCCCCTCCTCCACTGGTTCTCCGCAGACTGCAGACGCACGCGTGAGTCCCTGGCCGAGGCCCAGAAGCTCATCGCACCAGTCATTGAAAAGCGGCGCGCGGAGAAACGGGCAGCCGCCGCCGGAGGCCAGGCCACTGAGACGCCGGTGTCTAACGATGCTATCGAGTGGGCTGAGGCTGAGGCGCAGGGAGGGGCGTACGATGCTGCCACTTTCCAGCTCACGCTCTCCTTTGTGGCTATACACACTACGACGGACCTCCTTGCTCAGACGCTCATCTACTTAGCCAGGGAGCCGGAGCTGATCGACCCCCTGAGAGCCGAGATCGTGGAGGTCCTGAAAGCCGAGGGATGGAAGAAGAGCGCGCTGTATAACATGAAGCTCCTGGACAGCGCCATCAAGGAGACGCAAAGAATGAAGCCCGTCTCCATGC TCCTCATGCGCCGCCTCGCCACCAAAGACGTGACCCTCCCAGACTCCAACATCACCATCCGCCGCGGCGACACCGTCTCCGTCAACACCTACAGCTCCATCGACCCGACCGTCCACGAACACCCCGAGACCTACGACATCCACCGCTTCCGCCGCATGCGCGAGCAGCCCGGCGGCGCCAACAAGGCGCAGCTCGTGACGACGAGCCCGGAGCACCTGGGCTTCGGTCACGGCTTGCACGCGTGCCCTGGCCGGTTCTTCGCCTCCAACGAGGTGAAGGTTGCGCTTTGTCACTTGCTGTTGAAGTACGACTGGAAGCTGGCGCCGGGGTCGCCTTCGGAGCCTGTGATTACGGGCGCGTCCATGAATGTGAACCCGAAAGCTGTGGTGATGGTTAAGAGGAGGGTGGAAGAGTTTGACATTGATAATCTTGGGTTTGGGGACCTGGAAGCTTGA
- a CDS encoding pectate lyase L, giving the protein MGLYRFLIAILPVVLAADLYVAPAGSDSAAGTLAAPLKSIQVAVDKAVAGDTIYLRAGTYSPTTNIKITKSGTSAKPYTLTAYNDEAVTIDGEALPGTPGALDSSLANADRGVLHIEGANYWKFYKLTIINGPYGVYLRDGSNNYFERIVTHDNYETGFQMQGSLSNNQVIYLDSYRNRDPRKNGESADGFACKEGSGTGNILKGARLWENVDDGLDLWEFKSPVTIMDTISWGNGVNRWGFTDFQGDGNGFKLGGGDAADVGSANHVITNSIAFNNVAKGFTDNKQPGNFQFTRNTAYNNGAVGFQTITTKSTLKSNVAAANSATTAKSGQTSLVSGTTSSGNSWDGSATWSASSFKSVDVSLVKGARQANGKIVASNFLIPTSGEAIGATTTWS; this is encoded by the exons ATGGGTCTCTACAGGTTCCTCATCGCCATCCTCCCGGTCGTCTTGGCCGCGGACCTCTACGTCGCGCCCGCCGGCTCAGATAGCGCTGCCGGGACTCTCGCTGCTCCTCTCAAGTCCATCCAAGTTGCCGTCGACAAGGCCGTTGCCGGCGACACCATCTACCTCCGTGCCGGCACATACTCGCCCACGACTAACATCAAGATCACCAAGAGCGGCACCTCCGCCAAGCCCTACACCCTGACGGCTTACAACGATGAGGCCGTCACCATCGACGGAGAGGCTTTGCCTGGCACCCCCGGCGCTCTCGACTCCTCTCTTGCCAACGCCGACCGTGGTGTTCTTCACATCGAGGGGGCCAACTACTGGAAGTTTTACAAGTTGACCATCATCAACGGCCCCTACGGTGTCTACCTCCGCGACGGATCCAACAACTACTTTGAGCGCATCGTCACCCACGACAACTACGAGACGGGCTTCCAGATGCAGGGCTCCCTGAGCAACAATCAGGTCATCTACCTCGACTCCTACCGCAACCGCGACCCCCGCAAGAACGGCGAGAGCGCCGACGGCTTCGCCTGCAAGGAGGGCTCCGGCACGGGTAACATTCTAAAGGGCGCTCGTCTTTGGGAGAACGTCGACGACGGTTTGGACCTTTG GGAGTTCAAGTCCCCCGTCACCATCATGGATACCATCTCATGGGGCAACGGCGTGAACCGCTGGGGCTTCACCGACTTCCAGGGCGACGGCAACGGCTTCAAGctgggcggcggcgacgcCGCCGACGTCGGCTCGGCGAACCACGTCATCACCAACAGCATCGCCTTCAACAACGTAGCCAAGGGCTTCACCGACAACAAGCAGCCCGGCAACTTCCAGTTCACACGCAACACAGCCTACAACAACGGCGCTGTCGGCTTCCAGACCATCACGACCAAGTCAACGCTCAAGAGCAAtgtcgccgccgccaacTCGGCGACCACGGCCAAGTCGGGACAGACGTCGCTCGTCAGCGGCACCACCAGCAGCGGCAACTCGTGGGACGGCAGCGCGACCTGGTCCGCTTCGAGCTTCAAGAGCGTCGATGTTAGCTTGGTTAAGGGTGCGCGCCAGGCCAACGGCAAGATTGTGGCGAGCAACTTCTTGATTCCTACCTCTGGTGAGGCCATTGGTGCCACCACCACCTGGTCCTAG
- a CDS encoding Yip1 domain-containing protein: protein MSNYYQPQQSYGPGAGGGGGGGGGGAQNLQFYPSSYSPAGAVSGHATPQQASYGYGAQPAAAGGFGGAAAFGAPPGGGVGVSGRMGEQGGLRTGWLAAFSTEGYDGEPPLLEELGVNFGHIQAKTLAVLNPFRRIDQHLMDDADLFGPLLFVLSYGTFLLLSGKIHFGYIYGLALLGSTSLHIILSLMTPTDAHPSTAPQAPQYGGPVSSVGGGYPGAPDTHHDHPSRNAAGHFSSTLTFTRSSSVLGYCLLPLVATSVFGVFMPMDTPLGIVFTTMAILWCTYSASGMFCAVGRMRGMRGLVAYPLALFYVGFGIMGIFSSRGSGGITKKANWFHARNLENAGTVEGQSYQQGHGAFWCIPWKLKVVGATGETDACPRLPEEAEAKGPTMLHVIVQYF, encoded by the exons ATGTCAAACTACTACCAACCCCAACAATCCTACGGCCCCGGCgcaggaggcggcggcggcggcggaggaggaggtgcCCAAAACCTCCAGTTCTACCCCTCCTCCTACTCCCCAGCCGGCGCCGTCTCGGGCCACGCAACCCCACAACAGGCCTCCTACGGCTACGGAGCCCAACCCGCCGCGGCAGGCGGCTTCGGCGGTGCGGCAGCCTTTGGCGCCCCTCCTGGCGGCGGCGTCGGTGTATCGGGTCGCATGGGCGAGCAGGGCGGTCTGCGCACGGGTTGGCTGGCGGCCTTTTCGACTGAAGGCTATGATGGCGAGCCGCCCTTGCTCGAGGAGCTTGGGGTCAACTTTGGGCATATTCAGGCAAAG ACTCTGGCGGTCCTGAACCCTTTCCGCCGAATCGACCAACACCTAATGGACGACGCAGACCTCTTCGGTCCCCTACTCTTCGTCCTCTCC TACGGCAcattcctcctcctctccgGCAAAATCCACTTCGGCTACATCTACGGCCTCGCCCTCCTAGGAAGCACCTCCCTCCACATAATCCTCTCCCTCATGACGCCCACCGACGCCCACCCCTCAACAGCACCCCAGGCACCCCAATACGGCGGGCCCGTATCCTCCGTCGGCGGAGGCTACCCCGGCGCCCCGGACACCCACCACGACCACCCGTCGCGCAACGCCGCGGGCCACTTCTCCTCGACCCTGACCTTCACTCGCTCCTCCTCCGTGCTGGGCTACTGCCTCCTCCCTCTGGTGGCCACCAGCGTGTTCGGCGTCTTTATGCCCATGGACACGCCCCTCGGTATCGTCTTCACCACCATGGCTATCCTCTGGTGCACGTACTCCGCCTCGGGCATGTTTTGCGCTGTTGGACGGATGAGGGGTATGCGCGGGCTCGTGGCGTACCCGCTTGCGCTGTTTTACGTCGGATTCGGTATCATGGGTATTTTCAGCTCTAGGGGCAGCGGCGG AATCACCAAAAAGGCAAACTGGTTCCACGCGAGGAATCTCGAAAACGCCGGAACTGTAGAGGGCCAATCATACCAACAAGGGCACGGCGCATTTTGGTGTATACCATGGAAGTTGAAAGTTGTGGGAGCCACGGGAGAG ACAGATGCATGCCCACGGCTACCAGAGGAGGCGGAAGCCAAAGGACCGACGATGCTTCACGTCATTGTACAATACTTTTAA